AAACCTTCTTTCTGAGTGGAAAGGCCGTTCCATGCTCCTCTCAGATGATCTACGCCGTTTTCTCTCGTAGCCATCATACATATGTCCCATCTGGTCTTGCTCATCCATACCATTGAACCGCTCTCTTTCATGATGTGCACGAACATCAAAATCAGCTGGAGCATATTCATAATCTTCCACTGGATACATATCTCCTCCAAAATCTTCATCATGTAAATAAGCAGCACCATCTGCATCATTGTCCACGAGAACATCAAAACCTGgtgaagattcacccaaaagtTCATCAGCCTCCCTACTGTTCTGGGGCAGATCATCTGCAGGGGGCATTTCATAACTTTGGTTCCAATCTCGCACAGGATCACTATCCATTGGAAAATGGTTCTGGTAGCACTCAGGATGATCCCCACCTGAAGAAGTAGTGAAGCTTTCCTTAAGTGCTGCTGGCGTACTACTTTTTACCTTCTCTGACTTAGGACAAGACATTGCATTGGAAGCAACCGGTATTGCAACTGTAGCTGTCCTGGCAGAATTAACCGTTGACCGATCAACGGCTGTTTTGCCCCTCTCATTAGTTATTGGAGCACCATGCTGAATGGAATTAGTAGACTGCACAGAATCTTTAATGCCCAACAAATCATTCTTTTGAGTCTGAAGCTGCTCCAAAGGTAAGGAAGAAACTTTTACCACCTGTTCTGATGGATTATTTCCCACTGATTGTGGTCCATGATAAAATGCGCATCTGTCACCTTTCAAGCAGTTTCCCTTTTTAAAGTAATAGCATGGAACCAACTGCTTTCCAGAGTTAAATGGAGCGTAGTGTGAAGAAACTGCAGGCATTCCAGTAGTTGGAGCACCAAACATACCATCAATTGGCTGGGTAAAAGTAGAAGACAGAATTAGACTCCAAATAACTTCACTGGACAAAATGACCAAATAATATTAAGCTTAATAACTAGGAGCAAACACCCTGTTAGTTTCTGATGAACAGAAACATAACAGCAAATTTACTAGTCTTAGACAATGCTGCTTGCTGGCAAGtattgataaaaaaacataataccAGTGCataaggggaaaaaggaaggaaagggaCATACCGGATGGCGAAACGGACATTTTGGATTCAAGCAATTGCTATTTAACCAGTACCAGCAGTCTCTAGGGTTCATACGAGCATTATCACTGTGACGAAAATCACATTCGTTCCCCTGATGTAAGGAACAAAAAGAATCATTATCAATTAAAATATTCAAGCTAGAAGTTAGTAACAAATCCATGATGGACAAAATATTCATGGTAAATAAGACACAAAAGCCCATAAGGATTAATGTAGCATTTTTTTAGTGTTACATTAATGTTTATATATAGAGAATTGCACATATTTGCATTAATGTAGCATAATTTTGATAGTATTATCAAACAAGATTACAAAGTTACAACACATCAGATTGTGTGACAGATTTGATTTATGGCAAGCGTTTTGCCTCTCTCTAATTTAACCATAGTTCATCAGAACAGCTCCAGAACTAAATCAGTACAGCATCATACGTATTCCAAAATAATAGAGGGGCTAAAAGCAAATGGAATTCTGAGCCGAGCAAGGATTCCcaaagagaaacaaaaaaattGTGAAGCAATGATCTTGAATAACTAGACTAATAAGGATACTAACATATTGTTATAGTGCTCCTGGTGACAAGGGAAGCATTACAATTCCTACCTTACCGTACTACTAAAAGCCATGTAGCCACTGCAATAGCGATATATTGGGAACAAATGCGATAGTAAATTACattgttttcacttttcacCCGAAGGAGCATCAATTCAGGACAACCATaccattcaaattttaaattatagagCCGATTCAGAATTTGACCTAGCATAGAAACCCTGAAAAATTCAGGGGCTAACACCAAGAGGCAACAAATACCCCGAACCTGAAGGCACTACGAACTTATATTATTACGTTATCTACATTAAGCATCACATCTTGGATGAGGGGGAATAGCCATATGAAAAGATTCCATCTTGAACCAAAGAAATTCGTGTTTACTTAGCTCAGAAATCAAGATTCCCGAAACGAGGTGCGGAATTCAAATTCTAAGCTCCAATCGAGAAAAGACGAATTACCACCCCGCCCCAAAAACCAAACCAGCTTATATACGAGGGAAAAGAGACGACGAATCGTCGAGAGAGAACGAGCACACACCTTCTTGCATGTGAGGGGCGAGGCGAGGAAGTAGACGCAGTCGGTGTTGCGCCGCAGCGCCTCCTCCTCTGGCGCCAGGGGCCTCGCGCCGGCCTCCGTgctcgcctcccccgccgccgccgcagccgcggcaCCGTCCGCCTCCATGGCCCCCGTCTCGAGAGgagccgccgtcgggccctcctcctcctcctcctcctcccaaccCCACCCCGCAcgaacgcggcggcgggaggacgccgatcgcgcgcgcgcgcgcctccggcggcggcggggagggaggtggggcgggctagggttcggcggtggcggcgggattGGATCTACGTGGAGGGGAGGCGGGTTAGGGTTGGGCGCGACGGGGGAAGGAGGGGTTCGCGTTGCGTTGCGCCCTTCGCCTCTCTTGGCTGCGCGTGTCGACTTGGGGAAAAAGGGTTGGGTTGGTGGACGCCgcaggttttttttaaaaaaataaataaatagataaaaTAATTGGGAAAAGGTCGGTATTATAGGCAACGGCAACGGGAGGGTTTTTCTGTAAATCCGATTTGGGTTGCGCTTGCGCCTCTCTGTCTATGCAATAGGTTGACCGTTGAATAGCACAGTGCTACTCCGGTTTGAGTACCTCTGTGATGTCTTTGACTCACTGCTCGGTGATGTTAGTGACTTTTTCCATCTATTTaactcaaaataattttttatttaattatttattcatCATATCAAAGTTTGTATAGTAAGACATAAATACATTGAAAATAGATAAAAACAACAATAATTATATTAGGATTTAATAAAGTGGGATATtatactatttttatttttgttcgtACGTGCATAATGAgtgaaatataaatttattttgagaagAGGGGAGTAGTACACCACTACTAGTAGAACAACTCTATTttacattttcctttttttctctctaggGAATACGTTTTACATTTGAATTCACTTGTTCAATTATTGGATTTGTTCATACGGCCTAGCTGTGGTTGCACTACAACCAGGCATCTAGCAGCAAGCAGCAGCTTCCTGCGCCATGTGTTTGTGCAGCCGAACGGCTAAGCTGTGCAACACAGCTTAAAACGCTGTAGCAAAAGTCTACCGAACAAATCCGTTAACTCATCACAACACCCTTGTAAAAGAATTTATTATCTACACTTCTCAAACATCTTTTATGGTAGCCCTTGCCTAATGTGATGTTATTGTCTCCAACTATAACAGGGCCAGCAATGACGTATCCAGAAAAAAATAGCAGGATGTCTAAGAAATTAGACAAAGGAACAGCAGCTCCAT
This window of the Oryza sativa Japonica Group chromosome 4, ASM3414082v1 genome carries:
- the LOC4337362 gene encoding zinc finger CCCH domain-containing protein 32, translated to MEADGAAAAAAAGEASTEAGARPLAPEEEALRRNTDCVYFLASPLTCKKGNECDFRHSDNARMNPRDCWYWLNSNCLNPKCPFRHPPIDGMFGAPTTGMPAVSSHYAPFNSGKQLVPCYYFKKGNCLKGDRCAFYHGPQSVGNNPSEQVVKVSSLPLEQLQTQKNDLLGIKDSVQSTNSIQHGAPITNERGKTAVDRSTVNSARTATVAIPVASNAMSCPKSEKVKSSTPAALKESFTTSSGGDHPECYQNHFPMDSDPVRDWNQSYEMPPADDLPQNSREADELLGESSPGFDVLVDNDADGAAYLHDEDFGGDMYPVEDYEYAPADFDVRAHHERERFNGMDEQDQMGHMYDGYERKRRRSSERSMERPFHSERRFLQRDRDRVEMDGSDLRHRLRRRRINESSLAISPERNGEQRRRDERYRERAHGHRSHRDHHQSSRGSTLSSRLQGRIKLPGRSPDRVDTRSEKERDRRRLRDRLSPVRRTEFQGTRHREAGQHEEQTQRRSSELALGSRNADGQHLTKDVPDSHNFPHRKNSRDSSKANGSVEPEASLDFEGPKPLSVILQRKREAAWANGTSACSPKQDKSAEVSHRQASLAEAEKEGDNIISSDEYKSGSGDEEFRDEGHIPVEGHGQSSSHGDKLEAEDIIEVDPVENQDADNYDQREGESYYEPIEGQDYKSDDENAYEDDDEEYDDDDDFARKVGVVFS